A single region of the Triplophysa dalaica isolate WHDGS20190420 chromosome 15, ASM1584641v1, whole genome shotgun sequence genome encodes:
- the zgc:136872 gene encoding calpain-14 has product MPPPGVCLNIESERNLRDGRGSPTCPDRFLGQDFSDLKSYCLRKRLRFVDNSFPPDIRSLGVGLLKPEEEKRVVWRRPAELASSPMYIVEETSRFDFLQGVLGNCWFLASVGSLTFQREIMNQVIQSDQRFSVDYAGIFHFRFWRFGKWVDVVIDDKLPTINGELIFVRSKTPHEFWPALLEKAYAKVCGSYMDMNSGNISEALKDFTGGPHVTFKLSEASEKLWDVMRRAGQSKSLMGCSTPGGKVINNDVLPNGLVNMHAYTVTGITEVLCRGRPVKLVRIFNPWGRGEWKGDWSDRSHLWNLLRPEDQNYNIVRDNGEFWMSMEDFCGNFSEVDICCSDMNVLAGSHSSSWRTEAYSGQWVMETTAGGCPNHPDTFPKNPQYRVTLQKTPEDPRDTNTPNLLVSLLQKPLRAHRNLAELLHIGFNIYEVPPHLKDLREKLPATFLKTARPVGHVQNFLNAREVTEFFRLKAGDYVIIPSTFMPNQASSFILSIYSETEARIKDMSAYGLTRTKMNTTNVDESFQLFQQYADKYREVDSEQLQRLLNENLPARFGLDLCKSVVALMDLSVTGRLNESEFLRLWKRAVMLKDIFNNMDDTNTGSLSMNKLQNALEAAGFGMSDSMLNLMAMRYGYANGQITLENYIFMVLRIESMSKTFKRLAAGEKGMMLQESEWMHLTMYS; this is encoded by the exons ATGCCTCCGCCTGGTGTGTGCTTAAACATCGAGTCCGAGAGGAATCTCAGGGATGGAAGAGGATCTCCCACATGTCCAGACAGGTTCCTGGGTCAAGATTTCAGTGATCTGAAGAGTTACTGTCTGAGAAAGAGACTGAGATTTGTGGATAATTCATTCCCTCCGGACATCAGATCCCTCGGCGTGGGACTCTTGAAGCCTGAGGAAGAGAAGAGAGTCGTGTGGAGGAGACCAGCG GAACTGGCGTCAAGCCCTATGTACATAGTCGAGGAGACATCGAGGTTTGACTTTCTTCAGGGTGTTTTAG gtaACTGCTGGTTTCTGGCGTCTGTCGGATCTCTGACATTTCAGAGAGAAATCATGAATCAGGTCATCCAGTCTGATCAACGCTTCTCTGTGGATTATGCAGGAATATTTCACTTCAGA TTCTGGAGATTTGGTAAATGGGTTGATGTTGTGATTGATGACAAACTTCCAACTATCAATGGAGAGCTCATCTTTGTTCGGTCCAAAACGCCGCACGAATTCTGGCCCGCTCTGCTCGAGAAAGCCTATGCCAA agtgtgtggcTCTTATATGGATATGAACTCGGGAAACATCTCAGAGGCTTTGAAGGACTTCACCGGTGGACCACACGTCACCTTCAAACTGAGCGAAGCGTCAGAAAAACTCTGGGATGTCATGAGACGTGCCGGCCAATCAAAATCTTTGATGGGGTGCAGCACACCTGGAGGG AAAGTGATAAACAACGATGTGTTGCCTAACGGTCTGGTGAACATGCACGCTTACACGGTCACAGGCATCACAGAG GTCCTGTGTCGAGGTCGACCGGTGAAGTTGGTGAGAATCTTTAACCCCTGGGGTCGTGGAGAGTGGAAAGGAGACTGGAGCGACAG ATCGCATTTGTGGAATCTGCTACGTCCTGAGGATCAAAATTACAACATTGTGCGTGATAACGGAGAATTCTG GATGTCTATGGAGGATTTCTGTGGGAATTTTTCTGAAGTGGATATATGTTGTTCAGACATGAATGTGCTCGCTGGATCTCATTCCTCTTCATGGAGAACTGAAGCATACAGCGGCCAGTGGGTGATGGAAACGACGGCTGGAGGTTGTCCAAATCACCCAG ACACTTTCCCCAAAAATCCCCAGTATCGTGTGACTCTTCAGAAGACTCCAGAAGATCCCcgagacacaaacacaccaaacCTGCTCGTGTCTCTTCTGCAGAAACCTCTGCGGGCGCACAGAAACTTGGCAGAACTTTTACACATCGGCTTTAACATTTATGAG GTGCCGCCCCAT CTAAAGGACCTGAGGGAAAAACTTCCTGCCACATTCCTCAAGACGGCCCGTCCTGTTGGACACGTCCAAAATTTCCTCAACGCTCGGGAGGTCACAGAGTTTTTCCGACTGAAAGCAGGTGATTATGTCATCATCCCTTCAACGTTTATGCCGAACCAAGCTTCATCCTTCATCCTGTCAATCTACTCAGAGACAGAGGCACGGATCAA AGACATGTCTGCATACGGCTTGACAAGAACAAAG ATGAATACTACAAATGTTGATGAATCCTTCCAGCTCTTTCAACAATATGCAGATAAG TACAGAGAGGTGGATTCAGAGCAGCTTCAACGTCTTCTGAATGAAAATCTTCCCGCAA GATTCGGCTTGGACTTGTGTAAGAGTGTTGTGGCTCTGATGGAT CTCTCTGTAACTGGACGACTCAATGAATCTGAATTCCTTCGCCTTTGGAAACGAGCTGTTATGTTGAAG GACATCTTTAATAACATGGATGACACAAACACTGGGAGTTTGTCAATGAATAAACTACAGAACGCTCTTGAAGCGGCAG GGTTTGGAATGAGTGACAGCATGCTCAATCTCATGGCTATGCGTTACGGTTACGCCAATGGACAGATCACACTGGAGAACTATATATTCATGGTGCTGCGCATTGAGAGCATGTCCA AAACTTTCAAAAGACTCGCAGCTGGTGAGAAAGGCATGATGCTGCAAGAAAGTgaa TGGATGCATCTCACCATGTACTCGTGA